The Pangasianodon hypophthalmus isolate fPanHyp1 chromosome 5, fPanHyp1.pri, whole genome shotgun sequence genome includes a window with the following:
- the LOC128318425 gene encoding uncharacterized protein LOC128318425 encodes MFAYVRYSDGHKHIVSTEDIKNFDPKNYQQDILYLVRWENSYYKAQRPVKMEEELASPSKQIRIAKILSQDDDKDETATAKEKGALNHRSLTFKHNRIQPLQEPGLAIHYHFVQGLCYISVDNNDDALRKTLKTVEASEKRKSLLQIVEERKSKKRKAPLLQTDPKKRKEEFSDSEDGDDGAVQKIYENLQIKYCSIKKQKQDLQEELSECKQKCAELEKEKEELVAELATYRSLNVTLQQNINEVLQRAFLKTSPSFLKDNGTSTPDEITPDKCTCEERTPDELLNTSSEGNNPPLNQESKSLYEGTDGKVH; translated from the exons ATGTTCGCCTATGTGCGGTATTCGGACGGGCACAAACACATCGTTTCCACAGAAGACATTAAAAATTTTGACCCTAAAAATTATCAGCAGGACATTTTGTATCTTGTTCGCTGGGAAAACTCATATTATAAAGCTCAG AGACCCGTGAAGATGGAAGAGGAATTAGCCAGCCCCTCCAAACAGATACGAATAGCAAAAATCCTTAGTCAGGATGATGACAAGGACGAAACAGCAACTGCAAAAGAAAAAGGAGCACTGAA CCATCGGTCTCTAACATTCAAACATAACAGAATTCAACCTTTGCAGGAGCCTGGATTGGCCATTCATTACCATTTTGTACAAGGTCTTTGTTACATTTCTgttgataataatgatgatgctTTACGGAAAACCCTAAAGACAGTTGAGgcatctgaaaaaagaaaaagccttTTGCAAATCGTTGAAGAGAGAAAGTCAAAGAAGAGAAAGGCCCCACTATTACAGACAGAcccaaagaaaaggaaagaggagTTTTCTGACAGTGAAGATGGTGATGACGGAGCAGTTCAAAAAATATATGAGaacttacaaataaaatactgctccataaagaaacaaaaacaagacttACAAGAAGAGCTGTCAGAGTGCAAACAAAA ATGTGCTGAattagaaaaggaaaaggaggagCTTGTTGCAGAGCTGGCTACATACAGAAGTCTCAACGTTACACTGCAGCAGAATATAAATGAAGTGCTGCAAAGAGCCTTCTTAAAAACAA GTCCATCTTTTCTTAAAGACAATGGAACCTCCACACCTGATGAGATCACACCTGATAAATGTACATGTGAGGAGAGAACACCTGATGAGCTGCTTAATACTAGTTCAGAGGGCAACAACCCACCTCTGAATCAAGAATCAAAAAGCCTTTATGAAGGGACGGATGGCAAGGTACATTAG